tttctttttaattgattgattttatcattttttctcCACGTGGGTATAGATTTTCTTCTGATTTTTTAGTTAAAAGTGGAGCTACTGAGTCCAGGGTTGACTTCAGTCTGCTGTTAAAATTATCAACGATAAAATCACACTGTGCAGGTAAAATTTCGGCAGGAGTGCTTTGTAAAATCTCAATAAAATTTGCAGCCACTTCAGAAGTTAGGTAGTGTTTCCTCACCATTCTCACCGGGGCCTCCTGCTGGTTAAAACTGgtgatattaaaaaacacacagtaatggTCAGACATAGCCAGGTCAACAACAGAGGACACACCAATGGACAGGCcatgggttagaaccaggtccaatggacaggccatgggttagaaccaggtccaggGTGTGTCCCCTGCTGTGAGTCGGCTGCGTGACATGTTGCTTAAAATCAAGGCagtttaaaagatttaaaaagtctCTGGACATTGGGTCCGAGGTGTTATCGATGTGTAGATTAAAATCACCAGTTATTAAAACTCTGTTGTATTTGGTGTGAATGATTGATAAAAGTTCTGAAAATTCACTGATAAAAAGGCTGGAGTGATGGGGTGGTCTGTACACTGTTAAACAGAGGATCTGAGTGCTGCTAAAAACAAAGGCATGATGCTCAAATGATGAGTAACTGTTAAAAGACACTTCGGTTGGGGTGAGAGCATTTCTAGTGATGGAGGCTGTTCCGCCTCCTCTTCTACTCTGTCTGGTGgagaataaaaagttaaaatttggTGGGGAAGCCTCGGTGAGAACAGCAGGTGCATCAGTGCCAAGCCATGTCTCTGTCAGGAGAAGACTATCCAGTTTATTATCTAAAATCAGGTCGTTAGtaataaaagttttgtttaaaagagAGCGCACATTCAGCACAGCCATGTTGATGCTCGTGCCAAACGCGTGCTCCTCCTGGCGTTTTAAAGGAATCAAAGTTCTTGATCTAAAAACAGTCCGGGTTCTGTGTGATCTGTTAAAAACTACAGCTGGGATGTTGTGGGTGATGTTGTCCCGTGTCTCCGTGGAAAGAGGGGAGGTGTGTGAGGTGTGTGGTGAGTGGGCGTGGCCTGTGGGCAGTCAGTCAGCAGGTGCTGATTGAACCGCGTGGTGTATGTTTGCTGTTAAAACCGAGCTGCCCAGTGTGCTTGGATGCAGTCCGTCGTGTCGATAAATTCCAGGGCGGTTCCAGAAGAggttaaaattgtcaataaaattcaggttgtgagctgtgcatgtgtgctggAGCCAGGTGCTCAAACTGAGGACTTTGGAAAAGCGCTCGGCACCGTGAGACAGAGTCGGAATTGGTCCGCTGACGAAGACTGACTTACCACAGCTTTCCACAAGTCTGACGAGGTCCATAAAATCCTTTTTCATCAGCTCAGACTGTCGCCAGGTCGTGTCGTTTGTGCCAACGTGAATTATCACACGGCATACTGAGGATGGGATGGACTTTAGCAGCTCAGGAAGTTTCTCCAGGATTACAGCAACGGTGGCGCCAGGAAAACACAGAGTGTTGGCGTTGAAGAAATGGATGTTTCTGACGATGCTGTCGCCGATGATGAGAGTTGTGGGACTAAACAGTAGACGAGGTGACTGGTGGGGCAAGCCAGCAACGCCTCCATCTGGAGCTGGGGAACGCTTCGCTGGCACCTTCGGGCGACGGGCAGGGAGAGAAGCCGGAGCTGGGCGTGTGTCCCTCCGCTGTAGCGCTGAGGCGGGCCGCTCAGCGGGAGGGGAGGCGGAGGTCCTTGTGCCGACAGCAGTGCCAGGTCTGGCGGAGGGGAGCTCCGTGGGCTCCGGATGATGATGACCGTCATGACAGGTAGCAGACTCAGCGCCGGGACGATGATCCAGGGTCGTGCCAGGGCAGTGGAGGCTCCCGAACGCCTCCGCACAGCCTCCTCTAGGAGCCTCCGGCGTGAAGCAGAGGTCGAGGGGCGGGATGACAGCTGCTGATCCGGGACTGCAACCGGCGGGGATGCCGATCCGGCGGAGTGTACAGCCGTCTCGATGTCCAGCAGCGGAGGGGGAGCCGCCGGGCCCATGGATGCCGGGTCGTTGGAGCAGGAAGCCGCTGACACGCCGTTGGCTGCTGGTGCAGAGAAAACCGCTGGCTTTTCTTCAATCTGCGACAGAGCCATGAAACGGTTCGAGAGGGAAAGTGGAGGTGAGACGGCTCTGACTGGGGTCTTCTGCCTGCCCCGGATCACTACCTCTGTCCACGATCACTGGCGGTTGGGTGTAGAGCAGGACGAGGGTCATCGACAAGAGGAATCCCAGGGTGCCGTGTCCTGGAAGGCCACAGAGAGTGAGGCAATCCTCATGGACTGCTCGTGGGTCACCTCCATAGTCCTGGCCAGCAGAGCGTCTTTGTCCCTCAGCTCAGCGGAGAGACGGTGAACATCTTCCAGCAGGTCAGCTATCTTTTCATTTGCCATTCTAAGATGTGGGTCTTTCCCAGGGTACATAGAGGTACCCATGTCGCACTGAGCTGTCGCACGGAAGTGACGCTGTCGCACGGAAGTCagcaggctagagttacccctctgtctcggGTTTGaaaagcacagtactccgccaaggttgctcagtcgTATGACTTCCGACGGATAAGTGGAGAGTCTCATGGCTCGGGCCTTTCTGGGggcgtggaggagaacctggacaTCCTGGTAGAACTCATACCTGCTGCAGGTGTGAGGTGGAACCCTCCCAGCTCCATGGAGACTGGACATCCTAGCAGATAAGGTCTAAGGTGGAGAAACTAACCAATCATCTGCTCTGTCACTGCAGCACTACTGCAGTCCGTCAGTCTTTGCCACTGATAATAGTTTTATCTGCCCGGTAACAGCTGATGCTACTCAGATACTCTGAAGCTGTTGGATGGTTGAAGGAAACAGGAGCTCATGGAAGGCTGAGGAGCAATTTGATCAGACCTAAATGAAACGGTCACTGTCACAGACCGCTGgatgattgtttgtttgttagttactttattgtttgtgtttgtttactcaCAGTCTTCCTCTCCGTCTTCAGCTCCTGGGTGTATCGAGTCAGTTCACAGGCGATCTGAGAGTTCAGGTTCTCAGCCAGTTCCTCCCTCTGGACCGCCAGttcattcagctgctgcagggtCGCAGCAAAGGACAGACACCAGGTGTATCtgaaacagccaatcagagagcaggtGTACCtgaaacagccaatcagagagcaggtGTACCTGAAACAGCCAATCAGACACCAGGTGTACCTgaaacagccaatcagataACAGGTGTACCtgaaacagccaatcagagagcaggtGTACCTGAAACAGCCAATCAGACACCAGGTGTACCttaaacagccaatcagagagtaGGTACAGCTGCTCTAACCCTTGGACGGGACTAAAAGATGCTCCATTGTTGCTGAAAAGCTTTTTAGAATTAGAGTCTGGTTGTTTGCTGTGAAAGCAGCTCAACTGTGGATCTTTTAGAAGACCAGGCAGGGCATCAACGATCCTGGAGACCAAGCAGGACGACCAGGAATGACGGAAACGTTGAAACTAAAGGGTTCCTGATGTTGAGCAGCAGCAAAGTTCCACTGAGGGAAAAACAGCCGATAACAGGGTTAGTTAGCTGGTCTGGTGGAACCAGACAAACATTCCTTCATTTCATGATGAGATGTTGGAACGTTCTCCACTGCTGCTCAGCCACAGATCTCCTGATGTTCTCTttctccctgagcctggttctacAGAGGGTTCCAGTCCTTTGTGTTTGGTTTCCCTGTTGAGCCGGATGTCAGAAGTGTTATTAACAGACATTAACTTGTATTTTCTTCTGCAGATATTCTTCAAAATGAGAAGAATTTGCAGCGTTGGATGGAAACCTGGAGGCTCAATGTGGAGCTTCACAGGATCTCAAGGAAAAACAGAATCAGCATTTTAGTCtcattaaaaacagaagaaacatgCAGACTGACCTGCTCTCATCTTCTCTGCTCCTCTTAGGATGGTACTTCTTGGATAGactcctgcagacagacagatagagagagagacaggtagagatagtcgggagagagacagacaggtagaaacagacaggagagagacagacaggtagagagatagacaagtagagacagacaggtagagagacagacaggtagagagacagacaggagagggaaagacaggtagagagatagacaagtagagacagacaggaggagagacagacaggtagagacagacaggggaGAGATGGACacgtagagacagacaggtagagagatagacaggtagagagatagataggtagagacagacaggtagagagatagacaggagagagacagacaggtagagagatagacaggtaaagacagacaggtagagagatagatgggagggagacagacaggcagagagatagacaggtagagagatagacaggtagagacagacaggtagagagatagacaggtagagacagacaTGTAGAGAGAtaggagagagaaagacaggtagagacagataggtagagagatagacaggtagagacaaacaggtagatagatagacaggtagagacagacagagatagacaggagggaggcagacaggtagagagatagacaggtagagagatagacaggtagagacagacaggcagagagacacaggtagagacagacaggtagagagatagacagTTAGAGACAGGTAGAGCGATAGACatgggagagacagacaggtagcgACAGACAGGTTGAGAtaggagacagacaggtagagacagacaggtagagacagacaggtagagacaaACAGGTAGAGACATAGAccgagacagacaggcagagagagacaggtagagacagacaggtagagagacagacagagaagagacagacaAGTAGTGAGAGACAGGTTGAGATGGTCAGGAGATAGACaagtagagacagacaggcagagacaggcaggtagagacagacaggtagagacagacaggtagagagacaaaATGGTAGAGACATAGACAGGTAgggacagacaggcagagagagacaggtagagacagacaggtagagacagataggtagagagagagacagggaagAGACAGACAAGTAGTGACAGACAGGTTGAGATAGTCAGGAGATAGACAAGTAGAGACAGAaaggcagagacagacaggtagagacagacaggtagagagatagacagggagagacagacaggagagagacagacaggtagagacatacaggagagagacagacaggtagagacagacaggtagagagatagacaggtagagagagagacaggtagagacagacaggtagaaatAGACAGGTAGAGATAGACAAGTAGAGACAGATaggtagagagatagacaggtagagacagacagagagatagacaggtagagacagacagacagacaggtagagacagacaagtagagacagacaggtagagagacataCAGGTAGAGACAtacaggagagagacagacaggtagagacagacaggtagagagatagacaggtagagacagacaggtagaaatAGACAGGTAGAGATAGACAAGTAGAGACAGATaggtagagagatagacaggtagagacagacagagagatagacaggtagagacagacagagacagacaggtagagataGACaattagagacagacaggtagagagacacacaggtagagagacagagacagacagagagatagacGGGTTGAGATAGTCAGGAGATAGACAAGTAGAGACAGAaaggcagagacagacaggtagagacaggcaggagagagacagacaggtagagacatacaggagagagacagacaggtagagacagacaggtagagagatagacaggtagagagatagacaggtagagacagacaggtagaaatAGACAGGTAGAGATAGACAAGTAGAGACAGATaggtagagagatagacaggtagagacagacagagagatagacaggtagagacagacagagacagacaggtagagatagacaagtagagacagacaggtagagagacacacaggtagagagacagacagagagatagacGGGTAGAGATAGACAAGTAGAGAGACAAGTAGAGAaagacaggtagagacagacagacaggtagagatagacaagtagagacagacaggtagagagacacaCAGGTAGAGACAtacaggagagagacagacaggtagagacagacaggtagagagatagacaggtagagagatagacaggtagagacagacaggtagaaatAGACAGGTAGAGATAGACAAGTAGAGACAGATaggtagagagatagacaggtagagacagacagagagatagacaggtagagacagacagagacagacaggtagagatagacaagtagagacagacaggtagagagacacacaggtagagagacagacagagatagacGGGTAGAGATAGACAAGTAGAGAGACAAGTAGAGAaagacaggtagagacagacagagggacagacaggtagagatagacaagtagagacagacaggtacagaTAGACAAGCAGAgatagacaggtagagagatagacaagtagaggcagacaggtagagagatagacaggtagacagacagggagagacagacaggtagatctCAGTAGAATTAAACATATCAGAAGCATTTAAAACTAGAAATCAcgtgaaaaaaagttttgggaGTTATAATATTTTTATGATCGGCGACAGGAAAGGTACAGGTGAGGTACATGTGACAGACACGTGAGGTACAAGTGACATACAGGTGATGTACAGGTGACATACAAGTGACAGACAGgtgacagacaggtgaggtaCATATGACAGACAGATAAGGTACAGGTGACAGACAGgtgacagacaggtgaggtaCATGTGACAGACAGATAAGGTACAGGTGACATACATGTGAAAGACAGGTGAGGTACAGGTGACGTACAGGTGACCTACAGGTGAGGTACATGTGACAGACACGTGAGGTACAGGTGACATACAGGTGATGTACAGGTGACATACAAGTGACAGACAGGTGACGTACAGGTGAGGTACATGTGACAGACAGATAAGGTACAGGTGACAGACAGGTGACATACAGGTGAGGTACAGGTGACATACAGGTGACATACAGGTGACAGGTGAGGTACAGGTGACGTACAGGTGACACACAAGTGACATACAGGTGGCACACAGGTGACATACAGGTAACATACAGGTGAAGTGTTACCTGATCTGTTTGGCGTAGCTCAGCTCGATGTCAGCTCGCTCTTTGACAAATTTGGTGTATCTTTCCAGGAAATCGATTCCCCAGCTGGTGTGTTTCTCCAGATTATCAAACTGGTCCtgaaacaaaagacagacaCCTGAGGTAATTCACACCTGTGTTAATCACCTGAGACCAGGTGTTAATTACCTGAGGGTCTACTGAGGGAGGAGACCAGGAATTCACCTGTGATCAGGTGTTAATGACCTGTCAAGTTAACTCTTGGACTAAATGTGATACATGAACCTGAGTTGACCTCCTGATTATTCACTTGATTGAATGATGTCACCTTTACATCATCAGGATCAGGAAACGCATCAGGAGGCCAAAACAATTAATATAATAACACTAatactaaaaacaacaacaacaaaacaacaacaataataataataacaacaacaataataaataacaataataatcataataataaacaataataataataggttcggggggtgggggggtctCCCTCGGTCGCGCGCTGCAGCATCATGGAGGACGCAGGGCGCGAGCTGCTGTCGTCATTCACCGTGTTGCTATGGCAGAGCGGACAGAAGCACGAgggcctcacacacacacgcacaaagacacacacagacacacacacacagacagacagacagagagacacacacacacacacacacacacacacacacacacacacgcacgcacgcacgcacgcacgcacgcacgcacacacgcacacacgcacacacacacacacacacacacggtgacCGGTAGGTTCACGCTCACAGCAGCTGGTTCCCGGTCCGGTGTCCAGGTGTGGACAGGTGCACGTACCCACAGCTCGGTGCCCCAGTTGCAGCTCATGGTTCCGCTCTGCTGCTGGCGCTGCTCCGCTGCGGCTCCTCGCGCTGCTCCGCCTCTCGGTACCGACGATCACCGGGAGCCGCTGCTGCCCGCCGCGTGCATCCTCACCACCTCGCCGGCCGCCTGTCTCCCCTCCACCTGTCTGTCCGACTCAGTCTGTCTGCAGTGACACGAGCTGAGGACGCGGTCACGCGCTGCGCGTCTCCCCGGAGGACCCTTTGTCATCAGTGATGCTGAATGTGTGTACTGCGCAGACTCAGTAGCAGCCCCGCCCTGCTGTCACACATCACTGACTGTCctgtctgcagacacacactacacacagaaatacacacaaactcacacactacacacagaaatacacacaaacacacacactacacacagaaatacacacacaaacacacactacacacagaaatacacacaaacacacacactacacacacactacacacataaatacacacacaaacacacacactacacgcTACACACCACAGAcactacacacagaaaaacacactccacactacacacagaaacacacactacacactacacacagaaaaacactccacactacacacagaaacacacactacacactacacacacacacacacaaatgcacacacaccacGCTATAcactacacactacacacacacagaaataaacacaaacacacactgcacacagaaatacacacactatacacacacacactacagacaaaaatacacagactacacactacacacagaaatacacacactacacacacagaaatacacacactacacacactacacataCACTACACATAACACACTACATACATACATTACACACtgcacactacacacacactacacacagaaatacacaaacacactacacacagaaatacacactacacacaacacaaaaatacacacactacacactacacacacactacacacacactacacatacattacacactgcacactacacacactacacacaaaaatacacacaccacacacacacactacacataacacacactacacattacacacagactacacactgcacacacactacacaccgAAATACACactacacgcacacacacagtctaaTCAGCCAGCAGGGGTCGCTGTTTAATCAGCAACTGCTGATGatcaataaatcagttttacagTCTGATCGATCGGCAGAGAAACGTTTACATTAAATCACTGATTAACCCTAAGCTCTGATTGGAGGACAAGGAAACAGGTGAAACCCCCTACAGGAAACAGTATCATCActggcagctccttcagtgacagactgcttcactgtctaaaggagagatactgcaggtccttccttcctgctgcagtcagactttctAATCAAGCTCCCAGTAGCTCAGTTCACCCactaactgtgcaataaaaatgtacataatgatgctgtgcaatttcataagaatgttgctgtaaatattgtattttttcttctagaagaaaaaaatatttaaatctattcactgtgtgctgctctcctttttattcaaactgttctatttgctgctgttacactgtaaatttccccagtgtgggatcaataaaggtttaatctatctatctatctatctatctatctatctatctatctatctatctatctatctatctatctatctatctatctatctatctatctatctatcaatcaatcaaacatgAAACAGGTGAAACAAGAAACAGGTGAAACAGGTGAAACATGACAGAGTGAAACAGGAAACAGCCATCAGGAACATCTTAGAGGCCACAGAGAGGACCTCACAGTGGCTGTGGATCCGTAAGGGGGATCTGTGGAGCAACTCGCCACTCGGACACAAGTGGAGGACTGATCACCTCCGGCTGGGTCGCCCAGGAGAGGTTATATGAAGATTAAAGACCTGAAACACCCTATGACCCCGGGTTCTTCACTGATGACATGCCTGAGGTACGATGGCCGAGAGGtacaaaccaaatttacataatgcaaaacacttttacaacctccaagacaaatttacaagcgacaaaacacttttacaagtccaaaaacacttttacaaatccaaatttaaccggaaagggaatgtcccaactccggggttgaaccggaagtgacaacgaggagcagCTAATGctacttttggttgttgttgatggtgaaccaggcgagcgggtgatgttttgcccgttttgtggggaacatatgaaccgattgacgcggttttgtttttcgtgtggtcggtctttagagtgtttaaatggcgcagatcagaccgacagagtgcattagccgctcctcgttgtcacttccggttcttggttggcggccattttgtgtctctcctgACACTGCAGCAGCCAATGAGCACAAAGCTCAGCAGGAGGACACAGCTgacaccatcatcaccatcaccatcatcatcaccaccatcactgTCATCATTGTCATCATCCCATCATCGTCATCaccatcgtcatcatcatcaccatcaccaccatcatcaccatcgtcatcatcatcaccgtcatcaccactgccaccaccaccaccaccaccatcatcaccaccatcaccatcatcatcaccaccaccaccatcatcatcaccatcatagttgttattgttgttctcAGCAattgtttttatcagttatCATTTGATTGTAATTTATCTGTACctctacattattattattattattattattattattattattattattattccactGACAGattagaaatgtgaacattgtgaTTCAAACCTGAACACCTGATGTATGTCAGAGTTAGATTTCCACTGGGCTAGGTCTATTTCATGGTGCTGTCGTCTACACTGGGCTGGGTCTATTTCATGGTGTTGTCTGTCTACATTGGGATACATCTATTTCATGGTCTCTCTACACTGGGTTAGGTCTATTTCATGGCGCTGTAATCTACATTAGGCTGGGTCTATTTCATGGTGCTTTCATCTACATTAGGCTGGGTCTATTTCATGGTGCTGTCATCTACATTAGGCTGGATCTATTTCATTGTGCTGTCTGTCTACCTTGGGCTAAGTCTATTTCATGGTCTCTCTACACTGGGCTAGGTCTATTTCATGGTGATGTCCCTTTACATAAGACTGGGTCTATTTCATGGTGCTGTCCCTCTATACTGGACTGGGTCTATTTCATGGTGCTGTCTGTCTACATTGGGCTAAGTCTATTTCATGGTGTTGTCCCTCTACATTGGGTGCTTTCTCCACCTTGCTTGTGACTGCAGCCACCGTTTCATTTGGTTTTCTGCACTGAACAACACCGCAACACATCAACTTTATTATCTATTGTCATCAGTAGTCTGATGAGTCTATTTCATCAATTTAAACCTCTGCATTCTATTGGTTGGAGCTTTACGATGGGCGGGGTCTAGTCCTCAGTGTTTTACCTGTATTTTGAAGTTCTTGGCTGGGACTAATTCCTGGACCGTCTCAAGGAATGCAGCACTTGTCTCCAGCACTGTTACCATGTCAACGTGGCCCCTGCGGATGGCAGGTAGCAGCTGTCGCAGTGCACTACAGCTCTGAGTGATGCATTTCCTGTCAGGGAGATGACCTCATCTCTTCATGTGAAGGATCATCGGAGGAAAGAAGCCCCGCCCCCTCATCACAGTGAGGTGTTCCTCCAGGTGAACTCACCTGCTGCTCTTCACCTGGAAGGAGGTTCCTCTGGTTCCTCTGAGGTTCTTCGTCCTCTTCAGGTGAGGCAGGCTGGACGGTGGGCAGCATTTGACCAGCTAAACAGCAAGGGTcaagaccagaaccaggaccaagaccagaaccaggaccaggaaaTAGTCTCATCCTTCTCTCCCTGTCATCTTGCCTCATCAGCTTatatgaaaaagagaaaatgaagacatttaccCCCTTACCTCTGAGTATTTACCCCCTAACCTCTGAGTATTTACCCCGTAACCTGAGTATTTACCCCCTAACCTCTGAGTATTTACCCCCTAACCTCTGAGTATTTACCCCGTAACCTCTGAGTATTTACCCCGTAACCTGAGTATTTACCCCCTAACCTCTGAGTATTTACCCCCTAACCTCTGAGTATTTACCCCCTAACCTCTGAGTATTTACCCCCAACCTCTGAGTATTTACCCCGTAACCTGGGTATTTACCCCCTAACCTCTGAGTATTTACCCTGTAACCTCTGAGTATTTACCCCCGAACCTCTGAGTATTTACCCCCTAACCTCTGAGTATTTACCCTGCAACCTCTGAGTATTTACCCCGTAACCTGGGTATTTACCCCCTAACCTCTGAGTATTTACCCTGTAACCTCTGAGTATTTACCCCCGAACCTCTGAGTATTTACCCTCTAACCTCTGAGTATTTACCCCCAACCTCTGAGTATTTACCCCGTAACCTGGGTATTTACCCCCTAACCTCTGAGTATTTACCCTGTAACCTCTGAGTATTTACCCCCGAACCTCTGAGTATTTACCC
Above is a genomic segment from Amphiprion ocellaris isolate individual 3 ecotype Okinawa chromosome 6, ASM2253959v1, whole genome shotgun sequence containing:
- the LOC129349161 gene encoding uncharacterized protein LOC129349161; amino-acid sequence: MALSQIEEKPAVFSAPAANGVSAASCSNDPASMGPAAPPPLLDIETAVHSAGSASPPVAVPDQQLSSRPSTSASRRRLLEEAVRRRSGASTALARPWIIVPALSLLPVMTVIIIRSPRSSPPPDLALLSAQGPPPPLPLSGPPQRYSGGTHAQLRLLSLPVARRCQRSVPQLQMEALLACPTSHLVYCLVPQLSSSATASSETSISSTPTLCVFLAPPLL